From the genome of Haloarcula taiwanensis:
CGAATACAACCATACTTGTATTAGTGCAAACGGAGATTTAATAACGTTATGCCACAGCTAGGACTCTACACCGCGACGGAGAACGAACTCGGGGCCGTCCAGCGGGCCGCGGGCGAGGTGAACGCGGACCTCGTCGTGCGCTCGGAGAGCGACCTCGACGACGAACCGGCGGTCGAGGCGTTCGTCGACGAACTGACCGACGCCGACGCCGTAATCCTCTGGCTCCACGGGGCCGAGGACAGCATGCCGGGCTACGACCTGGCTGTCGAGCGCCTGCGCGAGGCCGGCGTCCCGCTCGTGGTGAAAGCCACCGGCGACGCCTTCGCCTTCGAGGACACGTCGGTTCCCGACGAGCACCGCGAGACGGTCTACGAGTACTTGGAGAGGGGCGGCGCGAGCAACGTCGCCAACTGCGCCCGCTACCTCGTCGCGCAGTACGGCGACGCCGACCCCTCCTACGACGACCCGGTGACACTGCCGACGGAGGGGGTCTACCACCCCGACCATCCGGGTGCGAGCATCGAGGAACTGCGGGCGACGTTCGACCCCGCGAAGCCGACCGTCGCCGTCTGGTTCTACGAGTCCCACTGGACCCACGAGAACACCCGCTACGTCGACGCGCAGGTCCGAGCCATCGAGGCCCAGGGCGCGAACGCGCTCCCAATCTTCTGCGAGCCGGCGACCGACGCTGAGGGCCAGTGGAACGCCGAGCAGGTCACCGAGGAGTGGCTACTGGACGCCGACGGTAATCCGCTCGTCGACGCCGTTTGCTCGTCGTTCATGTTCTCGCTGTCGATGGACGAACGCGGCCGCAGCGCCGACGACGAAGGACAGGACGCCGAGGACGTGTTCCTCGACAAACTCGGTGTCCCCGTCATCCAGACCGTGACGACGATGCGCTCGCGCTCCCGGTACGACAGCAGCGACACGGGCGTGATGGGCTTCGAACTCGCGCTCTCGGTCGCGCTGCCGGAGTTCGACGGCAACGTCATCACGCATCCCATCTCGGGCAAGGAGCGCACCGACGACGCCGCCGACATCGGCAGCGCCCCGAAGCAGCACTTCCCAATCGACGACCGCGTCGACCACGTCGCACGCCTCGCAGTCAACTGGGCCGAACTGCGCCACACCCCGAACGACGAGAAGCAGGTCGCCGTCGTCCTGCACAACTACCCGCCGAGCGACGACGGCATCGGGACCGCCTTCGGGCTGGACTCGCCCGAGAGCACGGTGAATCTGCTCGAAGAACTGGACGCCCGTGGGTATGATTTGGGAGATACGATGCCCGACAGCGGCCAGTCCCTCGTCGAGCGGCTCACCGCCCAGCTCACCCTCGACGACCGCTGGGTCGCGCCCGAGGACGTACGCGAGATGAGCGTCGACACCGTCTCGCCGACCCAGTACGGCGAGTGGTTCGAGGCCCTCGACGCGGACTTCCGCGCGAACGTGGTCGAGGAGTGGGGCGACCCGCCCGAGCGCCCCTTCGCGATTCCCGGCGTGGAGTTCGGCAACGTGCTCGTCACGGTCCAGCCCCCGCGCGGGTTCGGCATGGACCCCTCGAAGGTGTACCACGACTCCGACCTCCAACCGCCCCACGACTACGTCGCGTTCTACCGCTGGCTCCGCAACAGCTACGAGACCGACGCCGTCGTCCATCTGGGCACCCACGGCAGTCTGGAGTGGCTGCCGGGCAAAACGGTCGGCCTTGACGGCGAGAGCGCGCCGGACCCGCTCATCGACGACATCCCGAACGTCTACCCCTACATCGTCAACAACCCCGGCGAGGGAACGCAGGCCAAGCGGCGGTCCTACGCCGCTATCGTCGACTACCTGACGCCGGTGATGGCCAACGCCGGAACGTACGACGACCTCGCCGACCTGGAGGAACTGGCCGACCGCTACCGCGAGGCCGGCATGGAGGACGCCCGCAGCGACGACGGCGAACACCTCGCCGAGCAGATTCGCCGGACGGTCGACGAACTGGACCTCGCCGTTGAACTCGGCATCGCCGGTGAGATTGACGAGAAAGCAGACGTGCGGGGACCAGACGAGGCC
Proteins encoded in this window:
- a CDS encoding cobaltochelatase subunit CobN, which gives rise to MPQLGLYTATENELGAVQRAAGEVNADLVVRSESDLDDEPAVEAFVDELTDADAVILWLHGAEDSMPGYDLAVERLREAGVPLVVKATGDAFAFEDTSVPDEHRETVYEYLERGGASNVANCARYLVAQYGDADPSYDDPVTLPTEGVYHPDHPGASIEELRATFDPAKPTVAVWFYESHWTHENTRYVDAQVRAIEAQGANALPIFCEPATDAEGQWNAEQVTEEWLLDADGNPLVDAVCSSFMFSLSMDERGRSADDEGQDAEDVFLDKLGVPVIQTVTTMRSRSRYDSSDTGVMGFELALSVALPEFDGNVITHPISGKERTDDAADIGSAPKQHFPIDDRVDHVARLAVNWAELRHTPNDEKQVAVVLHNYPPSDDGIGTAFGLDSPESTVNLLEELDARGYDLGDTMPDSGQSLVERLTAQLTLDDRWVAPEDVREMSVDTVSPTQYGEWFEALDADFRANVVEEWGDPPERPFAIPGVEFGNVLVTVQPPRGFGMDPSKVYHDSDLQPPHDYVAFYRWLRNSYETDAVVHLGTHGSLEWLPGKTVGLDGESAPDPLIDDIPNVYPYIVNNPGEGTQAKRRSYAAIVDYLTPVMANAGTYDDLADLEELADRYREAGMEDARSDDGEHLAEQIRRTVDELDLAVELGIAGEIDEKADVRGPDEAGSTLAEGDVEGDDLDIDALVERVHEYLTDVKTTQIRKGLHTMGEPPADDRLVDYLVALTRLENPGAPSLRESVAGVLGVDYDKLRNAPGEYDEALGMTYAEAADRVHETSKDLVGTLAEYDFDVPVSELDDGDSEVNMNLLVVDIDPLGDARARSGAHDDLREALAYICEEAAPRVAGAADEIPRTADALAGEYVPPGGSGAPTRGGVDLLPTARNFYTLDPRKVPAKTAWDVGSEVASGVLERHESDEGEYPEEIGVVVWGTPTVRTRGETIAQVLALMGVEPVWSDAGRVEDVEPIPLEELGRPRIDVTTRVSGLFRDAFPAAAGVVHDAVDAVVDLDEPHEMNYVKKHVEAETDDLVADGMDESDARSAAKHRVFTTRPGGYGAGTNKAVDEGNWDDRSDLADVYVQWGGYAMGSRGRVSEAHESFERRLSSVDATVKIEDTAEQDEFDSSDWYAFHGGFISAVTEIAGEEPNSYVGDSSDPDNVDVYTNEEKVRKAMRARVLNPAWLDSMEEHGYKGAGDLSTTVDVVLGWDATTGVVSDTLWDDVAERYAFDEDRQDWLRDVNPWALDSITDTLLEAIDRGLWDADDETRDRLRDLNLEVDGDLEARNSSAERTEVASDDD